One genomic segment of Synechocystis sp. LKSZ1 includes these proteins:
- a CDS encoding EAL domain-containing protein: MPYSLLQSLPVRPFKAGDTIFREGEVGDFAYIIEEGEVEIWTTVQGQRLVLNVLSKGSLFGELALVDQKPRSASATAQTDCLLMVVTNEQVKQRIQEADPILRLLLLVVLRYFRSETTHFRGAKPEQSLTLYPAAEAEQSLSARIGEAVDLIRMEGELREALHQGQFSLAYQPIVNLRTNRLEGFEALIRWQSPRRGLIRPDIFIPLAEATSLIIPLGQWVIQQGLTDLKQLQTQHAHPLFMSFNIASRQIEGGDFVPGLLETAKTLGVKPQQIKLEILERALFNRDMAMHWVQACRQEGFLLALDDFGTGYSSLQYLNEYKLDTVKIDKSFVQGLEHHSNSRSICQAVINLAAALGMTVVAEGVETLAQASLLAEMGCAYGQGYLFAKPLSLNQARAWQSPCPEVPGNR; the protein is encoded by the coding sequence ATGCCCTACTCATTACTCCAGTCCCTTCCCGTCCGCCCTTTCAAAGCGGGGGATACTATCTTCCGAGAAGGGGAAGTGGGGGACTTTGCCTACATCATCGAAGAAGGAGAAGTCGAGATCTGGACAACAGTACAGGGCCAAAGGCTAGTGCTCAATGTGCTGAGCAAGGGCAGTCTCTTTGGGGAATTGGCCCTGGTGGATCAAAAGCCGCGTTCCGCCTCGGCAACGGCCCAGACGGATTGTTTGCTCATGGTGGTCACCAACGAGCAAGTTAAACAACGCATCCAGGAAGCAGATCCAATTCTCCGTCTATTACTTCTGGTCGTTTTACGCTATTTTCGGTCAGAAACCACCCATTTCCGCGGGGCCAAGCCGGAACAATCTCTAACCCTCTATCCCGCGGCTGAAGCAGAACAGAGTTTATCGGCCCGCATTGGTGAAGCCGTGGATCTGATTCGCATGGAAGGAGAGTTACGGGAGGCCCTCCACCAAGGGCAATTTAGCTTGGCCTACCAACCCATTGTTAATTTACGGACAAACCGCCTGGAAGGCTTCGAGGCCCTGATCCGTTGGCAGAGTCCTCGGCGAGGCTTGATTCGTCCCGATATTTTTATTCCCCTGGCCGAGGCCACTTCGCTGATTATTCCCCTGGGGCAATGGGTGATTCAACAGGGCCTAACCGACCTAAAGCAACTCCAGACCCAGCATGCTCATCCCTTGTTCATGAGTTTCAATATTGCCAGTCGTCAAATTGAAGGAGGAGATTTTGTCCCCGGCCTATTGGAGACGGCAAAAACATTAGGTGTTAAACCCCAGCAGATCAAATTGGAAATTCTAGAACGGGCCCTCTTCAATCGAGATATGGCCATGCATTGGGTACAAGCTTGTCGTCAGGAGGGCTTTTTGTTGGCGTTAGATGACTTTGGCACGGGTTACTCCAGCCTGCAATATCTCAATGAATACAAACTGGATACAGTCAAGATCGATAAATCCTTTGTTCAAGGTCTGGAACACCACAGCAATAGCCGCAGTATTTGTCAAGCGGTGATCAATTTAGCGGCGGCCCTGGGTATGACCGTGGTAGCGGAAGGGGTCGAGACCCTGGCTCAGGCCAGTCTTTTGGCGGAGATGGGCTGTGCCTATGGCCAGGGTTATCTGTTTGCTAAGCCCCTTTCCCTCAACCAAGCCCGGGCTTGGCAGTCACCGTGCCCGGAGGTTCCCGGAAACCGCTAA
- a CDS encoding SDR family NAD(P)-dependent oxidoreductase has product MSEFFSETATPQNYLVVGASGGIGLGFVRYLLAQPHFLQSSNQLVATYRRWSPALAELQAQFPQHLQCWPLDITQETQIADLAANLHSLPALHGVINCVGLLHDEHLQPEKSLRHLNGENLQRYFSVNSIGPVLLAKYLLPLLRHGEPSLFATLSAKVGSIGDNALGGWYGYRASKAALNMFLRTTAIEYQRVAPQVVIVLLHPGTTATALSRPFQKNVPPEKLFAVERTVAQLIQVLAPLTPADSGSFLSWDGSRLPW; this is encoded by the coding sequence GTGAGTGAATTTTTTAGCGAGACTGCAACCCCTCAAAATTATCTGGTAGTCGGGGCCTCTGGGGGAATTGGCCTGGGCTTTGTACGTTATCTGTTAGCCCAACCTCATTTCCTTCAAAGCTCGAACCAGTTGGTGGCCACCTATCGACGTTGGAGTCCGGCCCTGGCCGAACTCCAGGCCCAGTTTCCCCAGCATCTCCAATGTTGGCCCTTGGATATTACGCAGGAAACCCAGATCGCGGATTTAGCGGCAAACCTACATTCTCTACCGGCCTTGCATGGCGTTATTAATTGTGTGGGTCTGCTCCATGACGAGCACCTACAACCCGAAAAAAGCCTGCGTCACCTCAATGGGGAAAATTTGCAACGTTACTTTTCGGTCAATAGCATTGGCCCTGTCCTGCTAGCCAAGTACCTCCTGCCCCTTCTACGCCATGGGGAACCGAGCCTCTTTGCTACCCTTTCCGCCAAGGTCGGCAGTATTGGTGATAATGCCTTGGGGGGATGGTACGGCTACCGGGCCTCGAAGGCCGCCCTGAATATGTTTTTACGCACGACGGCCATTGAATACCAGCGGGTGGCCCCCCAGGTGGTAATCGTTCTGCTCCATCCCGGAACAACGGCAACGGCATTGTCCCGGCCCTTTCAAAAAAATGTGCCTCCTGAAAAGCTGTTTGCTGTGGAGCGCACCGTTGCTCAACTGATTCAGGTTCTGGCTCCGCTGACTCCGGCCGATAGTGGCTCGTTTCTGTCCTGGGATGGTTCCCGTCTGCCTTGGTAG